The nucleotide sequence GCGCCCGGACTTCGTGGACATGGTGGCTGAGACCTTACGTGAGACCGGGCTGCCGGCGTCGTGCCTGGAGCTGGAACTGACCGAGCGGGTCGTGATGAATGACGCTGAGGAATCCGTGTCGCGGATGACGAGATTGCGTGATCTGGGCGTGTCCATCGCGGTGGATGATTTCGGTACCGGGTATTCGTCCCTCAGTTATCTGCCACGCTTACCGCTGAACGTCCTCAAGATCGACCGGGCGTTCGTGAGGGATCTGCACTGCTCGTCTCCGACTTTTCCAGTGGCGAAGGCCATCATCTCCCTCGCGCAAAGCCTGGGGCTGAAGACCATCGCGGAAGGCATTGAAACAGGTGTGGAGTTGGCGGTCCTGAGGGAGTTGGCGTGTGACGTGGGACAGGGGTACCTGTTCGCGCGGCCGCTACCGGCCTCCGAAATGCACTTCGGCCACATTGACGCTTTGCTTCGGTGATCTCGGCCTTCATGCGCTTCTTGCAGCACCGTGAACGGTCCTTGTAAGAGCCCCGCCGCTACGCTGCGCCCGGTACGGAATGGCCTCCTGATTGACGTCTTTGCCCCCTGAATTCGCGCAGAGCCACCCTGGGGAAGGAGCGACGTTCGGCTTTACACTGCCGCTTTCTCAGTAAGCCTCTCAGCAGGGGTGCTCCGCCACCGGCAGACAGGATGAAGAGCTGGGTCGAACGTGTTGCT is from Deinococcus malanensis and encodes:
- a CDS encoding EAL domain-containing protein produces the protein RPDFVDMVAETLRETGLPASCLELELTERVVMNDAEESVSRMTRLRDLGVSIAVDDFGTGYSSLSYLPRLPLNVLKIDRAFVRDLHCSSPTFPVAKAIISLAQSLGLKTIAEGIETGVELAVLRELACDVGQGYLFARPLPASEMHFGHIDALLR